The proteins below are encoded in one region of Eubacteriales bacterium:
- a CDS encoding SGNH/GDSL hydrolase family protein, translating into MKEINTILVLGDSLSRGVLLDEKRKKYYFSDKCFFTFVKEKISPLIKNLAKFGATTLHCQKNLEKNLEEYKPDLVLIEYGGNDCDFDWSEIAKTPLEEHLPHVTLKDFEDHLTKIISKVKDYGAIPILMTLPPLVADSYFNWFTNGDKQMGDNVQEWLKGTWVIYYWQERYSSAIRHFADKNNLNLIDIRHAFLEHPDFRKLMCSDGIHPNEAGHRLIADEIIKYVSANRKELIV; encoded by the coding sequence ATGAAAGAAATAAATACAATATTAGTGTTAGGGGACTCTCTTTCTCGTGGCGTTCTTTTAGATGAAAAGCGCAAAAAATATTACTTTTCAGATAAATGCTTTTTTACGTTCGTAAAGGAAAAAATATCTCCTTTAATAAAAAATCTAGCAAAATTCGGTGCAACGACTCTTCATTGCCAAAAAAACCTGGAAAAAAACTTGGAAGAATATAAACCAGATCTTGTCTTAATAGAATACGGCGGCAACGACTGCGACTTTGATTGGAGCGAAATCGCCAAAACACCGCTTGAAGAGCACCTTCCCCACGTAACGTTAAAAGACTTTGAAGACCATTTAACAAAAATCATTTCAAAAGTCAAAGACTATGGTGCTATACCAATTCTAATGACGCTACCCCCGCTTGTGGCAGATTCTTATTTCAATTGGTTTACAAACGGCGATAAACAAATGGGAGATAACGTACAGGAATGGCTTAAAGGCACTTGGGTCATATACTATTGGCAGGAACGCTATTCATCTGCTATCAGGCACTTTGCCGATAAAAACAATTTAAATTTGATCGATATCAGGCATGCTTTTTTGGAACACCCTGATTTTAGGAAACTAATGTGTTCAGACGGGATACATCCAAATGAAGCAGGGCACCGCTTGATCGCAGACGAAATAATAAAATACGTCTCAGCTAACAGGAAAGAATTAATCGTCTGA
- a CDS encoding nitroreductase family protein encodes MELVDSILTRRSIRKFKEEHIPDEQLKKILHAGMSSPSAKGGRPVEFIVVKDKEMLKSLCEGIPFWQTLKDADVCISVVANLKDASEASQTLYMLDCAAATENILLAAHAQGIGACWLGTYRRSVQEERVKTLLKLPEDVLPVTTVALGLPAEDKNSILEYKDDKVHLEVY; translated from the coding sequence ATGGAGTTAGTTGATAGTATTTTGACACGCAGAAGCATAAGGAAATTCAAGGAAGAGCATATACCAGATGAGCAGCTTAAAAAGATATTACATGCAGGTATGTCCAGCCCGTCTGCTAAAGGGGGAAGGCCGGTTGAGTTCATTGTAGTTAAAGACAAGGAAATGCTTAAAAGTCTATGCGAAGGCATACCTTTTTGGCAAACTCTTAAAGACGCAGATGTATGTATATCAGTCGTAGCTAATTTAAAAGATGCATCAGAAGCATCTCAGACCTTATATATGCTCGATTGTGCTGCCGCTACGGAAAACATATTACTTGCAGCACATGCGCAAGGTATAGGCGCTTGCTGGCTCGGTACTTACCGTAGAAGCGTTCAGGAAGAGCGGGTAAAGACTTTATTAAAACTTCCAGAAGACGTATTACCGGTAACCACCGTTGCGTTAGGTTTACCCGCAGAGGACAAAAATAGTATTTTAGAATACAAGGATGATAAGGTTCATTTAGAAGTATATTAA
- a CDS encoding RluA family pseudouridine synthase — MVELKVTSDYDEKTLKTFIMDTYPALKQSVFFEALKSGDIKVNGLRQRRNVELAKDDKVTVYITNAKLNFNFSLDIVYEDPHILIINKQSGISVDDDKKIGALSIYSMAMEHMQDKDEIINCISNVPHLVHRLDHYTGGLMVIAKSDVAADILVNAFRERKISKYYHAVVIGRPSPESSQLHHFLTKDAAGSHVYIHKTPSLKSLPVVTRYKTLKTNGKLSLLEVELVTGRTHQIRAHLAYIGHPILGDDKYGKRIINKLYKQKHQLLFANRMVFNLGPNHVLSYLNNKVFTLPVPFETDGSISLFKKD; from the coding sequence ATGGTTGAATTAAAAGTAACATCAGACTACGATGAAAAAACACTTAAAACCTTTATAATGGATACTTATCCTGCGCTTAAACAAAGCGTATTTTTTGAGGCGCTTAAGAGTGGTGATATAAAGGTAAACGGCCTGCGCCAACGGCGTAATGTAGAGCTTGCTAAAGACGATAAAGTCACAGTTTATATAACCAATGCTAAGCTTAACTTTAATTTCTCCCTAGATATAGTTTATGAGGACCCTCATATACTTATCATAAATAAGCAAAGCGGCATTTCCGTTGACGACGATAAAAAGATCGGCGCACTTTCAATTTATTCTATGGCTATGGAACATATGCAGGATAAAGACGAAATCATAAACTGTATATCAAACGTTCCTCACTTAGTCCATCGCCTGGACCATTATACAGGCGGGCTTATGGTTATAGCCAAAAGCGACGTGGCGGCAGATATTTTGGTAAATGCCTTCCGCGAAAGAAAAATATCCAAATACTATCACGCAGTAGTAATAGGCCGCCCTTCTCCTGAAAGTTCGCAGCTGCATCATTTTCTAACTAAAGACGCAGCCGGTTCCCATGTATATATACATAAAACTCCTTCGCTTAAGTCGCTGCCGGTTGTAACTAGATACAAAACCCTTAAGACTAACGGAAAACTTTCACTGTTGGAAGTTGAGCTTGTAACCGGGCGTACTCATCAGATAAGGGCACATCTGGCATATATTGGCCACCCTATTTTAGGAGACGACAAATACGGCAAACGTATTATAAATAAACTTTATAAGCAAAAGCACCAGCTTTTATTTGCAAACCGTATGGTATTTAATCTAGGTCCTAACCATGTTTTATCATATCTAAATAACAAAGTATTTACACTGCCCGTTCCGTTTGAAACAGACGGTTCCATTTCCCTTTTTAAAAAAGATTAA
- a CDS encoding RNA pseudouridine synthase: protein MKLHILYEDNHVIAAIKPPNVLSQADSSGDADMLTIIKGYIKEKYSKPGDVYLGLVHRLDRPASGVMIFARTSKAASRLSNEIRNGRMQKVYLAVTSRIPPQDEGELTGYIKKSNGNSKICEKGEEGAKEARLKFKVLNKKDGMALIKVDLLTGRHHQIRVQFASIGCPLVGDMRYGQGEKYKLALFCSQLIVKHPTKEEMLNISSKVPDVYPFNLF, encoded by the coding sequence ATGAAGCTTCATATATTATATGAAGACAATCATGTAATAGCCGCTATCAAGCCGCCAAACGTCTTATCCCAGGCGGATTCTTCGGGAGACGCGGATATGCTTACCATAATAAAGGGATATATAAAAGAAAAGTATTCAAAACCGGGAGACGTATATTTAGGGCTTGTTCACAGGCTGGACCGGCCTGCATCGGGAGTCATGATATTTGCAAGGACATCGAAAGCCGCCTCCAGGCTTTCTAACGAAATAAGAAATGGCCGCATGCAAAAGGTTTATCTTGCCGTAACGTCAAGAATACCGCCGCAAGATGAAGGCGAGCTTACTGGATATATAAAGAAATCGAATGGAAATTCAAAGATATGTGAAAAAGGCGAAGAAGGTGCTAAAGAAGCGCGCCTAAAGTTTAAAGTGCTAAATAAAAAAGATGGCATGGCGCTTATCAAGGTAGATTTATTGACAGGGAGGCATCACCAGATCCGTGTCCAGTTTGCATCTATTGGCTGCCCGCTGGTCGGCGACATGCGATATGGGCAAGGTGAAAAATATAAGCTTGCACTCTTCTGCAGCCAGCTTATTGTAAAACACCCCACAAAGGAAGAAATGCTTAATATTTCAAGCAAAGTGCCAGATGTTTATCCGTTTAATCTTTTTTAA
- a CDS encoding class I SAM-dependent methyltransferase, producing MEFIASGWKDYVVIDAGDKEKLERWGDVTLRRPDPQSIWPKEFPNLWNTSDADYIRSSTGGGKWSFKKKLPERWQIAYNDIKFYVRPTGFKHTGLFPEQAVNWDFMMDKIKKAQRKIKVLNLFAYTGGATLACLKAGAEVVHVDAAKSMVNWAKENVQLSGLKDYPVRFIVDDCLKFVLRELRRQNTYDAIIMDPPSYGRGADGQLWKIEENIYSLVAQSVKLLSLDPLFFIINSYTTGLSPIVTKNILIRTLKGKEGTFEAGEIALPIEKSKTLLPCGATTRWFR from the coding sequence ATGGAATTTATAGCATCTGGCTGGAAAGATTACGTTGTTATAGATGCAGGCGATAAAGAAAAACTGGAAAGATGGGGAGATGTAACTTTGCGCAGGCCGGACCCACAGTCTATCTGGCCTAAAGAGTTTCCAAACCTTTGGAACACTTCAGATGCTGATTACATAAGGAGTTCGACCGGCGGCGGTAAGTGGAGCTTTAAAAAGAAGCTGCCGGAGAGATGGCAGATAGCATATAATGATATTAAATTTTATGTCCGCCCGACAGGGTTCAAACATACCGGGCTTTTTCCAGAGCAGGCTGTCAACTGGGATTTTATGATGGATAAAATCAAAAAAGCACAGAGGAAAATCAAAGTATTAAACCTTTTTGCATATACGGGCGGCGCTACGCTTGCCTGCCTTAAAGCGGGGGCGGAAGTAGTTCACGTCGATGCGGCTAAGAGCATGGTTAATTGGGCTAAGGAAAACGTTCAACTCTCCGGCCTTAAAGATTATCCCGTGAGGTTTATAGTCGACGATTGTTTAAAGTTCGTTTTAAGGGAATTAAGGCGGCAAAACACCTATGACGCTATAATAATGGACCCGCCTTCTTATGGGCGCGGAGCCGACGGACAGCTTTGGAAGATAGAGGAAAACATATATTCGCTCGTTGCACAGAGTGTAAAATTACTAAGTTTAGACCCATTGTTTTTTATAATAAATTCTTATACGACTGGACTTAGCCCCATAGTTACAAAAAATATTTTAATAAGGACATTAAAAGGCAAGGAGGGAACTTTTGAGGCCGGCGAAATTGCCCTTCCTATAGAAAAATCCAAAACGCTTCTGCCTTGCGGTGCAACCACGAGGTGGTTTAGATGA
- the ispE gene encoding 4-(cytidine 5'-diphospho)-2-C-methyl-D-erythritol kinase produces MHGIILKAYAKINLCLNIEGKRKDGYHDIDTVMLPISLYDTLRIFKDKVLTVNTDSEHIPNGKHNIAYKAASIFLKAANISSGAHITINKRIPSGAGLGGGSSNAAAVILALNKLYETKFSIDELVNIAKRIGADVPFFLYYGCKRAQGIGEVLNVAEYNIPAYFVIVNYKLSVSTAKAYSVCLNFNSKKADMPAVLRALKEGDLPSFIKNSANMLEAAAKSIEPKIKNAFPLLKKAGSLSSMITGSGSAVFGVFDDIKKAILAKTSLEGLKAFDFVFLTQGTDKTFEEILTIY; encoded by the coding sequence TTGCACGGAATAATCTTAAAAGCGTACGCTAAGATCAATCTCTGTTTAAACATAGAAGGAAAAAGAAAAGATGGTTATCACGACATAGATACGGTTATGTTACCTATCTCTCTTTACGATACGCTTAGGATATTTAAAGATAAAGTATTAACAGTTAATACAGATAGCGAGCATATACCAAACGGCAAACACAACATAGCATATAAAGCTGCTAGCATTTTTCTAAAAGCCGCTAATATCTCGTCTGGTGCGCATATAACGATAAACAAACGTATACCGTCAGGAGCAGGTCTTGGAGGTGGGTCTTCAAATGCGGCGGCTGTAATTTTGGCTTTAAACAAGTTATATGAGACCAAATTTTCAATAGACGAACTGGTTAACATTGCAAAACGTATAGGAGCAGATGTACCCTTCTTTTTATATTATGGGTGCAAACGCGCCCAAGGCATAGGCGAGGTTTTGAATGTAGCTGAATATAATATTCCTGCGTATTTTGTTATAGTAAATTATAAATTGAGTGTATCTACAGCAAAGGCATATTCTGTTTGTTTAAACTTTAATTCTAAAAAAGCGGACATGCCTGCTGTATTAAGAGCTTTAAAAGAAGGAGATTTACCTTCTTTTATAAAAAACTCTGCCAATATGCTTGAAGCAGCGGCAAAAAGTATCGAACCAAAAATTAAAAATGCATTTCCACTCCTTAAAAAGGCAGGTTCGCTGTCTTCCATGATAACGGGAAGCGGAAGTGCGGTCTTTGGCGTATTCGACGATATAAAAAAGGCAATACTAGCTAAAACTTCACTTGAAGGTTTAAAGGCATTTGACTTTGTGTTTTTAACACAGGGAACGGACAAGACATTTGAAGAAATATTGACTATCTATTAA
- the hisC gene encoding histidinol-phosphate transaminase, whose product MDKYLSDLARSIVPYTAGEQPKNNVIKLNTNENPYPPSQHAIAAAANAIKPALRRYPKTDGGDFRDAAALVNKVDAKNVFCSNGSDELLAFCFAAFFDPDKPVKIFDVTYSFYPVWAKFFNIPLDIIPLNSDFSVPVKEMYMSKGGVVFPNPNAPTGMAISLNEVEKIVANNEGKVVIVDEAYVAFGCETAVPLTKKYDNLLVVRTLSKSHSLAGLRAGYAIGSEYLINGLTRIRDSFNSYPTDAISQEMAAAALKDETYANMVYQNILETRKETILALKKLKFNVLPSLANFVFISHEIPAKTLLNELKKAGILVRYFNLPRIDNYLRVTIGTGAEMIAFISKLEKILSSLGYVVD is encoded by the coding sequence ATGGATAAATATTTAAGCGATTTGGCACGCAGCATCGTTCCATACACTGCAGGGGAACAACCTAAGAATAATGTAATAAAGCTAAACACCAATGAAAACCCATATCCGCCGTCACAGCATGCAATAGCTGCCGCAGCAAATGCAATAAAACCTGCGCTAAGGCGGTATCCTAAAACAGATGGGGGAGATTTTAGAGATGCAGCGGCTTTAGTAAATAAAGTCGATGCTAAAAACGTATTTTGTTCAAACGGCTCAGATGAGCTATTGGCTTTTTGTTTTGCCGCCTTTTTCGACCCTGATAAACCAGTTAAGATCTTTGACGTAACTTACAGTTTTTATCCTGTCTGGGCTAAATTTTTCAATATACCACTTGATATAATTCCTTTGAATAGCGATTTTAGCGTCCCTGTTAAAGAAATGTATATGAGTAAAGGCGGAGTTGTTTTTCCAAATCCCAATGCACCGACAGGTATGGCGATAAGCTTAAATGAGGTTGAGAAAATAGTAGCCAATAACGAGGGTAAAGTTGTAATCGTAGATGAAGCATACGTTGCGTTTGGCTGTGAGACTGCCGTACCCTTAACAAAGAAATATGATAATCTTTTAGTAGTTAGGACACTTTCAAAATCCCATTCACTGGCCGGGCTTCGGGCCGGATATGCCATTGGATCCGAATACTTGATAAACGGTTTGACCCGTATAAGGGACAGTTTTAATTCCTATCCTACAGATGCTATATCCCAAGAGATGGCTGCCGCAGCTTTAAAAGACGAAACTTATGCCAATATGGTATATCAAAATATATTGGAAACACGAAAGGAAACTATTTTAGCTCTTAAAAAACTTAAGTTTAACGTGCTTCCTTCTCTTGCAAACTTTGTATTTATATCACATGAAATCCCGGCAAAAACACTTCTTAATGAACTTAAAAAAGCCGGCATATTGGTAAGATACTTTAACCTACCGCGGATAGACAACTATTTAAGGGTAACCATAGGTACCGGTGCCGAAATGATCGCATTTATATCCAAACTTGAAAAAATTTTATCAAGCCTCGGATATGTTGTCGATTAG
- a CDS encoding histidinol-phosphatase HisJ family protein has product MIDYHIHSNISTDATDPMQVLVEAAEKKGLKEICFTEHMDLDYPFQTKHNWCSDMQLYDKAIKSIKVKGDLKVKKGIEVGLKDGVYDRLNDIIDNNGLDFVIASQHLIGDEDPYFPEYYIGKDQKSVYESYLLEIFNKISAFDNFDVVGHIGYIVRFVPYKDVKIEFLEFLDIIDEILKSVISRDKGIELNTIAFSKFKQSLPALNIIKRYYELGGEIITIGSDAHTASRVGDKNKWAMELLKDVGFKYITIFNKRQKSFLKL; this is encoded by the coding sequence ATGATAGATTATCACATTCATTCAAACATATCTACAGACGCAACAGATCCAATGCAGGTCTTAGTTGAGGCGGCTGAAAAAAAAGGGTTAAAGGAAATATGTTTTACCGAGCATATGGATTTAGACTACCCTTTTCAAACCAAACATAACTGGTGTTCTGATATGCAGCTTTATGATAAGGCTATTAAATCTATAAAAGTAAAAGGCGATTTAAAAGTTAAAAAAGGGATTGAAGTAGGCTTAAAAGACGGCGTTTATGACAGACTGAACGATATAATAGATAACAATGGGTTAGATTTTGTAATAGCCTCCCAGCATTTGATAGGAGATGAAGACCCTTATTTTCCAGAATATTATATAGGCAAAGACCAGAAATCGGTTTACGAAAGCTACCTTCTTGAAATATTTAATAAAATATCGGCATTTGACAATTTTGACGTTGTCGGACATATCGGATATATAGTCCGTTTTGTGCCGTATAAAGATGTAAAAATAGAATTTTTGGAATTTTTGGACATTATAGATGAAATCCTTAAATCTGTAATATCAAGAGATAAAGGTATAGAGCTAAATACTATTGCATTTAGTAAATTTAAACAAAGTTTGCCGGCTCTTAACATAATAAAGCGTTATTATGAACTGGGCGGAGAAATAATAACGATAGGTTCTGATGCGCATACAGCAAGCAGGGTCGGTGATAAAAATAAATGGGCTATGGAGCTGTTAAAAGATGTAGGGTTTAAATATATAACGATATTTAACAAAAGGCAGAAAAGTTTTTTAAAATTATAA
- a CDS encoding DUF3842 family protein, with amino-acid sequence MRVYIIDGQGGGVGKTVIEKIRAKKSDLDILAIGCNSLATSAMLRAGAKFGATGENAIVYNSKVAEECDVIMGAVGIVCANSFHGELSEKMASAISQSKARKILIPTNKCNVFIGGTYRDSLNECIDQAVTLLFSLF; translated from the coding sequence ATGAGAGTTTATATAATAGATGGTCAGGGCGGTGGCGTTGGAAAAACCGTTATAGAAAAAATCCGCGCTAAAAAATCCGATTTAGACATCCTCGCAATAGGCTGCAATTCTCTTGCTACTTCTGCTATGCTTCGTGCAGGTGCAAAATTCGGCGCAACCGGTGAAAATGCAATAGTATATAATTCTAAAGTAGCAGAAGAATGCGATGTTATAATGGGCGCCGTTGGAATAGTGTGTGCTAATTCCTTTCATGGCGAACTGTCAGAAAAAATGGCATCAGCAATTTCTCAAAGCAAAGCAAGAAAAATTTTAATACCAACAAACAAATGCAATGTTTTCATCGGCGGCACTTATAGAGATTCATTAAATGAATGTATAGACCAGGCTGTGACCTTGTTGTTTAGCCTTTTTTAA
- a CDS encoding RpiB/LacA/LacB family sugar-phosphate isomerase encodes MKIILGADFNAVLIKDAVKKMLTDEGHEVLDVGVIDLAKPIPYMDIAAKVATSIQKGEYDRGILFCGTGMGMAIIANKYKGIYAAVCESTYSAEKCRAINNANVLTMGGFMIGEKLACDMAKVFVDTNLGDGLEEFRKNNVKKCVPAVAAAEEVLFGCK; translated from the coding sequence ATGAAAATTATTTTAGGCGCAGATTTTAATGCAGTATTAATTAAAGATGCAGTAAAAAAGATGCTTACTGATGAAGGCCATGAGGTTCTTGATGTTGGCGTTATAGACCTTGCAAAGCCTATACCGTATATGGACATTGCAGCTAAAGTTGCAACTTCTATACAGAAGGGTGAATATGACAGAGGCATTTTATTCTGCGGTACAGGAATGGGAATGGCTATCATTGCCAATAAGTACAAAGGTATTTATGCAGCTGTTTGTGAAAGTACATATTCAGCTGAAAAATGCCGTGCTATAAACAATGCAAACGTTCTTACAATGGGCGGATTCATGATCGGTGAAAAATTAGCTTGTGATATGGCTAAAGTATTTGTTGACACAAACTTAGGGGATGGATTAGAAGAATTCCGTAAGAATAACGTTAAGAAATGCGTTCCTGCAGTTGCTGCAGCAGAAGAAGTTTTATTTGGATGTAAATAA
- a CDS encoding sulfite exporter TauE/SafE family protein, protein MESVLDVTLVNCLLVFSIVAFCGFMHTSTAVGYSIFAMTLMPLLLPFVSAAVINKIAMLALTFMVIGKLRQKVDYSFIIIPTITALFGDTLGFYVLISVDVSILKVALGAVLILFGLFMFIFNGRISIKRSVTASIIVGFLAGFMGGLFNLTGIVLAVYYFSVLDDKLAYASSIQATMFIVKIWDIGINAIYGNYSIPGTWIYVIIAVGAVIFGGLLGLKVLKKINKDTIGKISYSYMIIMGIALVINLEQILKGLH, encoded by the coding sequence ATGGAGTCGGTATTAGATGTAACATTGGTTAACTGCTTGCTCGTCTTTAGCATTGTAGCCTTTTGCGGATTTATGCATACAAGCACGGCAGTTGGTTATTCAATATTTGCTATGACATTGATGCCGCTTTTATTACCGTTTGTATCGGCTGCCGTAATAAATAAAATAGCAATGCTTGCTTTAACTTTCATGGTAATCGGAAAATTAAGGCAGAAGGTGGATTATAGCTTTATAATCATCCCAACGATTACCGCATTATTTGGGGATACATTAGGGTTTTATGTACTGATCAGTGTAGACGTCAGTATTCTTAAAGTGGCTCTTGGGGCAGTACTTATACTATTTGGCCTGTTTATGTTTATCTTTAACGGCAGAATATCTATTAAACGTTCAGTTACGGCCAGTATTATCGTAGGGTTTTTAGCCGGATTTATGGGAGGGCTATTTAATTTAACAGGTATTGTCTTAGCTGTATACTATTTTTCCGTGTTAGATGATAAACTGGCATATGCTTCATCTATACAAGCGACAATGTTTATAGTAAAGATATGGGATATAGGAATAAATGCAATATATGGAAATTACTCTATACCTGGTACATGGATATATGTTATAATTGCAGTTGGAGCTGTAATATTTGGCGGCCTTTTAGGTCTTAAAGTATTAAAGAAGATAAATAAAGATACTATAGGAAAAATTTCCTATTCGTATATGATTATAATGGGCATAGCGCTTGTTATAAATTTAGAGCAGATTTTGAAAGGTCTGCATTAA
- a CDS encoding transaldolase family protein, producing the protein MIDKYLYENDLLKCTLSAIDGVSIARGDEDYAKRVMDMPMSYDLFCTLSECAQTIGVTKNFKEVIDYFKVPANETPAGFRLGFELKASGLLLVDLVRDISYDKNCEKRPTQLLFSADSANPYEVVSIKNLIANLTCNPAIIYNMFINNPKANVGNKFKTRDEVMAELARILGPGIDISVELNDPFSTPESQLLEEAARFREILGKWRTVIKIPHTGPVNSGNVNELLTGDKMFKTRYNAGSAESNFRGHNLALLMKENGYKVNFTLMFDQYQTSMALQARPYFINSFVMFRQTQTQRIKGLLGAYEVSGDDAFLEELRNYMVQNDYLASGELALDLHTVKSRAEYLSDYRGFEACGYDGFEGLDGVKHNLRVMRTCNMEDSRLIICNIQGEEIYPFLDTTLFNGEFDDVMDKIVITSPPAHLAQFTSSPLVVQFHRRFMNAAAGQK; encoded by the coding sequence ATGATTGACAAATATTTATATGAAAACGATTTGTTAAAATGTACGCTTAGCGCAATTGATGGCGTCTCTATCGCCCGCGGCGACGAAGACTATGCAAAGAGAGTTATGGATATGCCAATGTCCTATGACTTATTCTGCACATTGAGTGAATGCGCACAGACTATAGGCGTAACGAAGAACTTTAAAGAAGTTATAGACTACTTTAAAGTACCGGCTAACGAGACACCGGCAGGTTTCCGTTTAGGATTTGAGCTTAAAGCTTCAGGATTATTATTGGTAGATTTAGTTCGTGATATATCTTACGACAAAAACTGCGAAAAACGCCCAACACAGCTGCTTTTCTCAGCAGACTCTGCAAATCCATATGAAGTTGTAAGCATAAAGAACTTAATTGCAAACTTAACATGTAATCCAGCTATCATCTACAACATGTTCATCAACAACCCAAAGGCTAATGTTGGTAACAAGTTTAAAACAAGAGATGAAGTTATGGCAGAACTAGCCAGAATCTTAGGACCTGGAATCGATATCAGTGTTGAATTAAACGATCCATTCAGCACACCTGAAAGCCAGCTTTTAGAAGAAGCAGCAAGATTCAGAGAGATCTTAGGAAAATGGCGTACAGTTATTAAGATTCCTCATACCGGCCCAGTTAATTCAGGAAACGTCAATGAGCTTTTGACAGGCGACAAGATGTTTAAAACAAGATACAATGCCGGTTCTGCAGAATCGAATTTCCGTGGACATAACTTAGCTCTCTTAATGAAAGAGAATGGTTACAAAGTTAACTTCACACTTATGTTTGACCAGTATCAGACATCTATGGCTCTTCAGGCAAGGCCATATTTCATAAACAGCTTCGTAATGTTCAGACAGACTCAGACACAGAGAATTAAAGGCTTGCTCGGTGCATATGAAGTTAGTGGAGACGATGCATTCTTAGAAGAATTAAGAAACTACATGGTACAAAACGACTACCTCGCATCAGGCGAATTAGCTCTTGATTTACATACAGTAAAATCCCGTGCTGAATACTTATCAGATTACCGTGGATTTGAAGCTTGTGGATACGATGGGTTTGAAGGCTTAGATGGAGTTAAGCACAACTTACGTGTAATGCGTACATGCAACATGGAAGATTCAAGGCTTATTATCTGTAACATCCAGGGAGAAGAAATTTATCCGTTCTTAGATACTACATTATTCAATGGAGAATTTGATGATGTAATGGATAAGATCGTTATAACATCTCCACCGGCTCACCTTGCTCAGTTTACAAGCTCACCGTTGGTAGTTCAGTTCCACAGACGTTTTATGAACGCTGCAGCAGGGCAGAAATAA